In Candidatus Methylacidiphilales bacterium, the sequence GCGACAGGATGGACATGGTCAGGACGCTCGTATCAGGCGCAGAAGTTGTTCACGATTTTCGACACCGGCCAGATTTTGTTTCATGCCGGGTTTGCTGAAAAATTTTCCGATTTCGGCGAGCGTGCGCAGATGAGCCGCATAATCATTGGAGGGCACCAGAACCATCAAAAAAAAGATGACGGGTTTGCCATCGGTTGCGGAACATTCGAGTCCCTCGGAATGCCTGCCTGCAATAACGACGACCTGTGGCAATCCCTGTATGGAGGCATGGGGCAGAGCAATGCCTTCTCCCACCGAGGTGGTGAGTTTGTTTTCACGATCCATGAGGGATTCGACGATGATCTGGGACAGGTCTGCGGGTATGCGTTTGGTGCTGACAAGGTGGGAAACCATTTCATGAAAAACGGCTTCCTTTGTTTTTCCCCGGAGTCCGGGTAAAAAACACTCTCCCTGAAACAAGCTGGCCAAAGACATTTGCATAATGATGCCAAGGGCAGTCAATATACGTCGCAGATTTTAGAATGCCAGCCTGTATAATGCGCGGCATTGAGCGGCGCAAAATTGGTAATAGAAAACCGTGTAATCCCAGAGAGTCCAAAGCCCTTCGCGCCATTTCTCAGGCTGCAGCCAAATCCACAACAGCGCGCAAAGAATCAGCATGTTGGAGGCCAGGATGACGACGAAGGAAAAAACATAACCTTGGGAGGCAAAATCCGGCTGTTCCGTTTTTAACAGGCTTGCAGTAAAACAAAAGTGGAAGCCCCAGGTTGCCCCCCAGAAGATCAAAAAAGCCCATTCCCACGAATCGGCCTGCGGCCAGAACAGACGGAGGATGAACCATGCGATTCCAGTGGCCGCCGGATAGAACGGGATGATGTATGGGGCAAGGGCGGTCCAGGCCGAAAGGGTGTCGGTCACGACATGGCCGCCCCCGGAGCCGACTTTAAAGCCCGAAACGCGGCCTCCGCTCACCAGCACGGCCAGGGCATGGGTGGTTTCATGGCCAAAA encodes:
- a CDS encoding PTS sugar transporter subunit IIA yields the protein MSLASLFQGECFLPGLRGKTKEAVFHEMVSHLVSTKRIPADLSQIIVESLMDRENKLTTSVGEGIALPHASIQGLPQVVVIAGRHSEGLECSATDGKPVIFFLMVLVPSNDYAAHLRTLAEIGKFFSKPGMKQNLAGVENREQLLRLIRAS